From Salinirubellus salinus, the proteins below share one genomic window:
- a CDS encoding polymer-forming cytoskeletal protein, whose amino-acid sequence MNLETVPLLLVALLLLTAGGDVTRADVTFDGANEAGTDPLVVAGGTVTVPADTTTPGPVYVVNGTLDVQGRVGGDVVQLGGRVVAGPTARIDGTVDALAGRRTVDPAAQVAVTSLDVTAGPSPAARALLFLVQTGVLALAGYLVARRWPTPLATAARAARRHPVVSLTAGALVSVSAIAMLVFMAFTLVLIPVSVLGLVAAVLVAGYGVVALGYLLGTRLARVGLEGPRATAAGVALVSVAAELLSFVPLGDVVVLLGATVGIGAVLVTYLGFREFVPASIPE is encoded by the coding sequence GTGAACCTCGAGACGGTCCCCCTGCTCCTCGTGGCGCTCCTCCTGCTGACCGCGGGCGGGGACGTGACCCGCGCGGACGTGACCTTCGACGGCGCGAACGAGGCGGGCACGGACCCCCTCGTGGTCGCCGGTGGCACCGTCACCGTCCCCGCGGACACGACGACGCCCGGTCCCGTCTACGTCGTGAACGGCACGCTCGACGTGCAGGGACGGGTCGGCGGTGACGTGGTCCAGCTCGGCGGCCGCGTGGTCGCCGGCCCCACGGCCCGCATCGACGGGACGGTCGACGCGCTCGCCGGGCGTCGGACGGTCGACCCGGCGGCGCAGGTGGCCGTGACGAGCCTCGACGTCACGGCCGGCCCCTCCCCGGCGGCGCGGGCGCTGCTGTTCCTCGTCCAGACGGGCGTCCTCGCGCTCGCGGGCTACCTGGTCGCCCGACGCTGGCCGACGCCGCTGGCGACGGCGGCGCGTGCCGCCCGCCGGCACCCGGTCGTCAGCCTGACCGCGGGTGCCCTCGTCTCGGTCAGCGCCATCGCCATGCTCGTGTTCATGGCGTTCACGCTGGTCCTCATCCCGGTCTCCGTGCTCGGCCTCGTCGCGGCGGTCCTCGTCGCCGGCTACGGGGTCGTGGCACTGGGGTACCTCCTCGGGACCCGCCTCGCCCGCGTCGGCCTCGAGGGGCCGCGAGCGACCGCCGCCGGCGTCGCCCTCGTCTCCGTCGCCGCCGAACTCCTCTCGTTCGTCCCCCTCGGTGACGTGGTCGTGTTGCTGGGTGCGACGGTCGGCATCGGTGCCGTGCTGGTGACCTACCTCGGGTTCCGGGAGTTCGTGCCCGCCTCGATACCGGAGTGA
- a CDS encoding CPBP family intramembrane glutamic endopeptidase, with amino-acid sequence MTWRDVPRRLTWRQWTLLATPVALVATTLVTFQWLDARFGSVGYLGGFVFYWVGWCLAVPTALLGPAGVRDLFRAGRPPLGSRPQLTAVALVWLLPFPFLFYFLPNVAGASAAALVASLVVGVVIGVTEELLWRGTFVRVFPDSRWLGYVHPTVWFALWHVAPQSVRPSPVPGGVAAFVLYALLLGASYGYHARQTGSIRWCTVAHVVHDTLGLPGATFLGLAGAL; translated from the coding sequence ATGACTTGGCGGGACGTGCCGAGGCGGCTGACGTGGCGACAGTGGACGCTGCTGGCGACGCCGGTCGCGCTCGTCGCCACCACGCTGGTCACCTTCCAGTGGCTCGACGCCCGGTTCGGCTCGGTCGGCTACCTCGGGGGCTTCGTCTTCTACTGGGTGGGCTGGTGTCTCGCCGTCCCCACCGCCCTCCTCGGCCCGGCGGGGGTCAGAGACCTGTTCCGTGCGGGGCGGCCGCCGCTCGGGTCGCGGCCGCAGCTGACCGCCGTCGCGCTCGTCTGGCTCCTGCCGTTCCCGTTCCTGTTCTACTTCCTGCCCAACGTGGCCGGAGCGTCGGCCGCCGCACTCGTCGCGTCGCTGGTGGTGGGGGTCGTCATCGGCGTGACCGAGGAGCTGCTCTGGCGCGGGACGTTCGTCCGCGTGTTCCCCGACAGCCGCTGGCTGGGGTACGTCCATCCGACGGTCTGGTTCGCGCTCTGGCACGTCGCACCACAGTCTGTCAGACCCTCGCCCGTCCCGGGGGGAGTCGCCGCATTCGTCCTCTACGCCCTGTTGCTCGGTGCCTCGTACGGATACCACGCCCGCCAGACGGGGTCGATCAGATGGTGTACGGTCGCACACGTCGTCCACGACACACTCGGCCTCCCGGGGGCTACGTTCCTCGGGCTGGCCGGTGCTCTCTGA
- the hemC gene encoding hydroxymethylbilane synthase: protein MTDKQTLRLATRGSDLAMRQALAVKDRLENRRTAVELVEVETTGDQLEDELIHRLGKTGAFVRALDEKVLDGECDAAVHSMKDVPTDFPAELVVAGVPRRAAAGDVLLTPDGRSLAELPDGAVVGTASLRRTAELLAERPDLTVEPLRGNVDTRVEKLLAPALQREHERRMDAEEGGEDDQANAEQFDRSVEEWFDSLSEIERRALGREVDTEFDAIVLAEAGLERAGLLPHVPYERLPIETFVPAPGQGAIAVTACDGDLAEDLRERLDEPRTRVETTIERTVLKTLGGGCVAPLGVYATLRGEYVHVVARALSRDGTEEVRATTDVPVAEHPSAARTFAEGMADDGAAELVAEARVQEDEEREATR, encoded by the coding sequence ATGACCGACAAGCAGACCCTCAGGCTGGCCACACGGGGGTCGGACCTCGCGATGCGACAGGCCCTGGCGGTGAAAGATCGACTGGAGAACCGCCGGACGGCCGTCGAACTCGTCGAGGTGGAGACGACGGGCGACCAGCTCGAGGACGAACTCATCCACCGTCTCGGCAAGACGGGCGCGTTCGTCCGCGCCCTCGACGAGAAGGTGCTCGACGGGGAGTGTGACGCCGCGGTCCACTCGATGAAGGACGTGCCCACGGACTTCCCGGCCGAACTCGTCGTCGCCGGCGTCCCCCGGCGGGCCGCCGCGGGCGACGTGCTCCTGACCCCGGACGGCCGCTCGCTCGCGGAGCTCCCGGACGGCGCCGTCGTGGGCACCGCCTCGCTCCGTCGGACCGCCGAGCTGCTGGCCGAGCGTCCCGACCTCACCGTCGAACCGCTGCGTGGGAACGTGGACACCCGCGTCGAGAAACTGCTCGCGCCGGCGCTCCAGCGCGAACACGAGCGCCGGATGGACGCCGAGGAGGGGGGCGAGGACGACCAGGCGAACGCCGAGCAGTTCGACCGGTCGGTCGAGGAGTGGTTCGACTCGCTCTCGGAGATCGAGCGCCGGGCGCTCGGTCGCGAGGTCGACACCGAGTTCGACGCCATCGTCCTCGCCGAGGCCGGCCTCGAGCGGGCGGGCCTGCTCCCGCACGTCCCCTACGAGCGTCTGCCCATCGAGACGTTCGTCCCCGCGCCGGGACAGGGCGCCATCGCCGTGACCGCCTGCGACGGCGACCTCGCCGAGGACCTGCGCGAGCGCCTGGACGAACCCCGAACCCGCGTCGAGACGACCATCGAGCGGACGGTACTGAAGACGCTCGGCGGCGGCTGTGTCGCGCCGCTGGGCGTCTACGCGACGCTCCGTGGCGAGTACGTCCACGTCGTCGCCCGCGCGCTCTCGCGTGACGGCACCGAGGAGGTCCGCGCGACGACCGACGTCCCCGTCGCCGAACACCCCAGCGCGGCCCGGACCTTCGCCGAGGGGATGGCCGACGACGGCGCCGCCGAACTGGTGGCCGAGGCTCGCGTGCAGGAGGACGAGGAGCGGGAGGCGACGCGATGA
- the cobA gene encoding uroporphyrinogen-III C-methyltransferase, whose translation MSGSDDATAGFVSLVGSGPGDPELMTVKAKRLLAECDVVLHDKLPGSDIIGSIPEAKREDVGKRAGGEWTPQEYTNARLVELAREGKHVVRLKGGDPFVFGRGGEEMEHLAEHGVEFEVVPGLSSAVAGPGVVGIPLTHRDFVSSVSLVTGHEDPTKDESAVDWQALADTGGTLVVLMGVGKLPLYVEELLDAGKDPETPVALVERATWPDQRVVTGTLDTIVEARDEHGVEPPAITVIGQVAATRDRVKAFLRDGRPQEGADG comes from the coding sequence ATGAGCGGGTCCGACGACGCCACCGCGGGGTTCGTCTCGCTCGTCGGGAGCGGCCCCGGCGACCCGGAACTGATGACGGTGAAGGCCAAGCGCCTGCTCGCGGAGTGTGACGTCGTCCTCCACGACAAACTCCCCGGCTCGGACATCATCGGCTCCATCCCCGAGGCCAAGCGCGAGGACGTCGGCAAGCGCGCCGGCGGGGAGTGGACCCCGCAGGAGTACACGAACGCACGCCTCGTCGAACTCGCCCGCGAGGGCAAGCACGTCGTCCGCCTGAAGGGGGGCGACCCGTTCGTCTTCGGCCGCGGGGGCGAGGAGATGGAACACCTCGCCGAGCACGGCGTCGAGTTCGAGGTCGTGCCGGGGCTCTCGTCGGCCGTCGCCGGCCCCGGTGTGGTCGGCATCCCGCTCACGCACCGCGATTTCGTCTCCAGCGTCTCGCTCGTGACGGGCCACGAGGACCCCACGAAAGACGAGTCGGCGGTTGACTGGCAGGCGCTCGCGGACACCGGCGGCACCCTCGTCGTCCTGATGGGCGTCGGGAAACTGCCGCTCTACGTCGAGGAGCTCCTCGACGCCGGGAAGGACCCCGAGACGCCCGTGGCGCTCGTCGAGCGGGCGACGTGGCCCGACCAGCGGGTCGTGACGGGGACGCTCGACACCATCGTCGAGGCCCGCGACGAACACGGCGTCGAACCGCCGGCCATCACCGTTATCGGCCAGGTCGCGGCCACGAGAGACCGCGTGAAGGCGTTCCTCCGTGACGGGCGCCCGCAGGAGGGTGCGGATGGATAA
- a CDS encoding uroporphyrinogen-III synthase — MVAIAAFRPDDDRLADAVALLESLGAQPVADPMLAVDPTDAAPRQDADYTILTSKTGVERADAEGWTPTGTVCAIGPSTAQSLRDHGYAVDLVPETYSSAGMVAALEDEVAGARVEVARSDHGSDTLLDGLNDAGAYVHETVLYRLTRPPSAGASVEAAARGDLDGALFSSSLTVEHFLDCAADLELREAALQGLNDAVVGCIGNPTRERARELGVEVDVVPDEADFDALARAVVDRIEARDGD, encoded by the coding sequence ATGGTCGCTATCGCCGCGTTCCGGCCGGACGATGACCGACTCGCCGACGCCGTCGCCCTGCTGGAGTCGCTGGGCGCCCAGCCCGTCGCCGACCCGATGCTGGCCGTCGACCCCACGGACGCGGCCCCCCGACAGGACGCGGACTACACGATCCTGACGAGCAAGACCGGCGTCGAACGCGCCGACGCCGAGGGGTGGACCCCCACCGGGACGGTCTGCGCCATCGGCCCCTCGACGGCCCAGTCCCTCCGCGACCACGGCTACGCGGTCGACCTCGTCCCCGAGACCTACTCCTCGGCCGGGATGGTCGCGGCGCTCGAAGACGAGGTCGCGGGCGCACGCGTGGAGGTGGCGCGCTCGGACCACGGGAGCGACACCCTGCTGGACGGGCTGAACGACGCCGGCGCGTACGTCCACGAGACGGTGCTCTACCGGCTGACCCGCCCACCGAGCGCCGGCGCGAGCGTCGAGGCCGCGGCCCGCGGTGACCTCGACGGCGCCCTGTTCTCCTCCTCGCTCACCGTCGAGCACTTCCTGGACTGCGCCGCCGACCTCGAACTCCGCGAGGCCGCTCTCCAGGGGTTGAACGACGCCGTCGTCGGCTGCATCGGGAACCCGACGCGCGAGCGCGCCCGCGAACTCGGTGTCGAGGTGGACGTGGTACCCGACGAGGCGGACTTCGACGCGCTCGCACGGGCCGTCGTCGACCGCATCGAGGCCCGAGACGGCGACTGA
- a CDS encoding Rieske (2Fe-2S) protein gives MKTRLTSLDEVPERGSWLFTVRQHGADEEYILVRCGDDEHGPVRAFRNVCPHEPQRLDRGNGHGAAMRDGEIICPRHGSSFDTCSGYCDNGDARETTLPDLDVEVEGEDVYLVDDSATFRHDGPKEDDDDMPSSTSHLGF, from the coding sequence ATGAAGACGCGACTCACCAGCCTCGACGAGGTCCCCGAGCGGGGTTCGTGGCTGTTCACTGTCCGCCAACACGGCGCCGACGAGGAGTACATCCTCGTCCGTTGTGGCGACGACGAACACGGTCCCGTGCGGGCGTTCCGGAACGTCTGTCCCCACGAGCCACAGCGCCTCGACCGGGGGAACGGACACGGCGCGGCGATGCGCGACGGCGAGATCATCTGCCCCCGACACGGCTCCTCGTTCGACACCTGCTCGGGCTACTGCGACAACGGCGACGCCCGCGAGACGACACTCCCGGACCTCGACGTCGAGGTGGAGGGCGAGGACGTCTACCTCGTCGACGACTCGGCGACGTTCCGGCACGACGGCCCGAAGGAGGACGACGACGACATGCCGAGTTCGACGTCGCACCTCGGGTTCTGA
- a CDS encoding TetR/AcrR family transcriptional regulator → MPREFTDAERERIRERLRETGRDLFARYGLAKTTIADLTDPAGVADSTFYTFYDSKEALYLELLEEEGEAIADRVVGASFERHDDPERAIAAFLRTICEAVETDPLVRRLVVEDELDRLRDRLSDAELAADRQQSVGYFLPYVEAWHEAGRLRGPDPETVAHAIRAVTFLTLHEEDVGEERYAAVRELLVDAVAAGLATPADGSPADG, encoded by the coding sequence ATGCCCCGCGAGTTCACCGACGCCGAACGCGAGCGCATCCGCGAGCGACTGCGCGAGACGGGCCGTGACCTGTTCGCTCGCTACGGCCTCGCCAAGACCACCATCGCCGACCTCACGGACCCCGCGGGGGTCGCCGACAGCACGTTCTACACGTTCTACGACTCGAAGGAGGCGCTCTACCTCGAACTGCTCGAGGAGGAGGGTGAGGCCATCGCCGACCGCGTCGTCGGTGCGTCCTTCGAGCGCCACGACGACCCGGAACGCGCCATCGCGGCGTTCCTCCGGACCATCTGCGAGGCGGTCGAGACGGACCCGCTGGTCAGGCGGCTCGTGGTCGAGGACGAACTCGACCGCCTGCGCGACCGACTGAGCGACGCGGAACTGGCGGCCGACCGCCAGCAGTCGGTCGGGTACTTCCTCCCCTACGTGGAGGCGTGGCACGAGGCGGGCCGGTTGCGCGGACCCGACCCGGAGACCGTCGCCCACGCCATCCGTGCCGTGACCTTCCTCACGCTCCACGAGGAGGACGTGGGCGAGGAGCGCTACGCCGCGGTCCGCGAGCTGCTCGTGGACGCGGTGGCCGCGGGGTTGGCGACACCCGCAGACGGCTCGCCCGCGGACGGCTGA
- a CDS encoding COG1361 S-layer family protein, whose translation MHARATRALAVVFVLLLVVPAPAQAVVQGEPNLTVGLSDDTVRPGETATLSVVVANDAELEQASLSNPALNERVTTARAVEVSVDDEGPIDVRTGTHLVGSIPDGGAATLPVAVSVDADARPGTYEVPVEISYSYTSQVSELIGAAQQNTETVTRTLTVRVEAAPVFRVVETDADLRAGESGAVSVTVENVGRTAASDAQFTLRSPDPALSSGEGATRFADGWDPGERRTLEYAVGVAEDVRPAPYTLELAPTYRDGAGRVVTPATLLVGVTPVTDSRFAVVDVSSTVVAEGAGTVDVRLRNDGAEPLREATVRLTTDGGLAVDGGQGSTRFVGEWAPGETRTVSYDVRAGPDSTAGTYTLSAAVTFTGSDGVGETTRTVPVGVEVAAPPTVAVETVESDAVTGGSGTVALTLRNTADRTLPGATVALAAPGTGLTVDGGESGTRFVGEWAPGETQTVTYDLTAAPTTAAGTYTLSATVGYESGTTTVAGRPLQVGVPVNDPVALDVRDLSGDLYVGERGTIRGTVTNDGDRAVRNALVVLGARSPHVSFPEGAVSVGDLDPGESATFAVETDVGAGTTAGDRSFSLTVEYETEGGAARTSDAVSFTRTVGADREPLSVDPVDAAFEPDSSGRLMVNVTNTGAEPREEITLRIAPNAPLSSAAPEAYVERLAPGEATEVSFELTVDEDAVPSSLAVPLNVTSEAAGGTPSTDTYRVPVTVAQQPSGPADFTTLVAAAGIGIAILVAGAYWWFNR comes from the coding sequence ATGCACGCGCGCGCCACCCGCGCGCTGGCCGTCGTGTTCGTCCTCCTGCTGGTCGTCCCGGCCCCCGCACAGGCCGTCGTCCAGGGCGAGCCCAACCTCACGGTGGGGCTCTCCGACGACACCGTCCGGCCCGGCGAGACGGCCACCCTCTCGGTGGTCGTCGCGAACGACGCGGAGCTCGAACAGGCCTCGCTGTCGAACCCCGCGCTCAACGAACGCGTCACCACGGCCCGCGCCGTGGAGGTGTCGGTCGACGACGAGGGGCCCATCGACGTCCGGACCGGGACCCACCTCGTCGGGAGTATCCCGGACGGCGGTGCCGCCACCCTGCCGGTCGCCGTCAGCGTCGACGCGGACGCCCGGCCGGGCACCTACGAGGTACCGGTCGAGATCTCCTACAGCTACACGTCGCAGGTCTCCGAGCTCATCGGCGCGGCCCAGCAGAACACCGAGACGGTCACGCGAACCCTGACGGTCCGCGTCGAGGCCGCGCCCGTCTTCCGCGTGGTCGAGACCGACGCCGACCTCCGGGCCGGTGAGTCGGGCGCCGTCTCGGTCACCGTCGAGAACGTCGGGCGCACGGCCGCAAGCGACGCCCAGTTCACGCTCCGGTCGCCGGACCCAGCGCTCTCGTCGGGCGAGGGCGCGACCCGGTTCGCCGACGGCTGGGACCCCGGCGAGCGACGGACGCTCGAGTACGCCGTCGGCGTCGCCGAGGACGTCCGTCCGGCACCCTACACGCTCGAGCTGGCACCGACCTACCGGGACGGCGCGGGCCGCGTCGTCACGCCCGCGACGCTCCTCGTCGGCGTCACGCCCGTCACCGACAGCCGGTTCGCGGTGGTCGACGTCTCGAGCACCGTCGTCGCCGAGGGGGCCGGCACGGTCGACGTGCGCCTGCGCAACGACGGGGCGGAGCCCCTCCGCGAAGCGACGGTCCGCCTGACCACAGACGGCGGGCTGGCCGTCGACGGGGGGCAGGGGAGCACCCGCTTCGTCGGCGAGTGGGCACCCGGCGAGACGCGGACCGTCAGTTACGACGTGCGCGCCGGCCCCGACAGCACGGCGGGCACCTACACCCTCTCCGCGGCCGTCACCTTCACCGGCAGCGACGGCGTGGGCGAGACCACCCGCACGGTCCCGGTCGGCGTCGAGGTGGCGGCGCCGCCGACGGTCGCCGTCGAGACGGTGGAGAGCGACGCCGTCACGGGCGGTTCGGGCACCGTCGCGCTCACCCTGCGCAACACCGCCGACCGTACGCTCCCCGGAGCGACCGTCGCGCTCGCCGCCCCGGGCACGGGCCTCACCGTCGACGGGGGGGAGTCGGGGACCCGGTTCGTCGGCGAGTGGGCACCCGGCGAGACGCAGACCGTCACCTACGACCTGACGGCCGCGCCGACCACCGCCGCGGGAACCTACACGCTGTCGGCCACGGTCGGGTACGAGAGCGGCACGACGACCGTGGCGGGCCGACCGCTGCAGGTGGGCGTCCCGGTGAACGACCCGGTCGCCTTAGACGTACGCGACCTCTCCGGCGACCTCTACGTGGGTGAGCGTGGGACCATCCGCGGGACGGTCACCAACGACGGCGACCGGGCCGTCCGGAACGCACTCGTCGTCCTCGGGGCGCGCTCGCCGCACGTCTCGTTCCCGGAAGGGGCCGTCAGCGTGGGTGACCTCGACCCCGGCGAGTCAGCCACCTTCGCCGTCGAGACGGACGTGGGCGCGGGGACGACGGCCGGCGACCGCTCGTTCTCGCTGACCGTCGAGTACGAGACCGAGGGAGGGGCGGCCAGGACGAGCGACGCCGTCTCGTTCACCCGCACCGTCGGAGCGGACCGCGAACCGCTCTCGGTCGACCCGGTCGACGCGGCGTTCGAACCCGACAGCTCCGGTCGGCTGATGGTGAACGTGACCAACACCGGAGCCGAGCCGCGGGAGGAGATCACCCTCCGCATCGCGCCGAACGCACCCCTCTCCAGCGCCGCCCCGGAGGCGTACGTCGAGCGACTAGCGCCCGGCGAGGCCACGGAGGTGTCGTTCGAACTCACCGTCGACGAGGACGCCGTCCCGAGTTCGCTCGCCGTCCCGCTGAACGTCACGAGCGAGGCGGCCGGCGGCACCCCGTCTACGGACACCTACCGGGTCCCGGTGACCGTCGCGCAGCAACCCTCGGGCCCGGCGGACTTCACGACCCTCGTGGCCGCCGCGGGCATCGGCATCGCCATCCTCGTCGCCGGAGCGTACTGGTGGTTCAACCGATGA
- a CDS encoding ABC transporter permease subunit, with protein sequence MFEVARYEAERRSVGAFVAAAGLSLFAALFLAIGPSIISEVDFTAYFEALPPAFQQAFAVDAMGSFAGLLAVELYQFGWVIMLGIYFAYLGGGSIAGDVESGRADMLLSTPLSRSRLVGEKFLSLAWPVLVVNVVVGAVVYVGSLLVDEAIPLADVLAVHALSIPYLLLTAALGVLCSTVFDGAAAAQRVAAGLVFALFLVDSLVAGTDFEWLGSLSPSRFYDPSAILVEGEYDLLGALVLAETAVLLLVLSLLVFQRRDL encoded by the coding sequence ATGTTCGAGGTCGCTCGCTACGAGGCCGAGCGCCGGTCGGTGGGTGCGTTCGTCGCCGCCGCCGGGCTCTCGCTGTTCGCCGCCCTGTTCCTCGCCATCGGCCCCTCCATCATCTCGGAGGTCGACTTCACCGCCTACTTCGAGGCGCTCCCGCCCGCGTTCCAGCAGGCGTTCGCGGTCGACGCGATGGGCTCGTTCGCCGGCCTGCTCGCCGTCGAACTCTACCAGTTCGGCTGGGTGATCATGCTCGGCATCTACTTCGCGTACCTCGGTGGCGGGAGCATCGCCGGCGACGTCGAGAGCGGCCGGGCCGACATGCTGCTCTCGACGCCGCTCTCGCGGAGCCGACTCGTCGGCGAGAAGTTCCTCTCGCTCGCGTGGCCCGTCCTCGTCGTCAACGTCGTGGTCGGGGCGGTCGTCTACGTCGGGTCGCTCCTCGTCGACGAGGCCATCCCGCTGGCGGACGTCCTCGCGGTCCACGCCCTCTCGATCCCGTACCTGCTGCTGACGGCCGCGCTCGGCGTGCTCTGCTCGACCGTGTTCGACGGGGCGGCGGCCGCCCAGCGGGTCGCCGCGGGGCTGGTCTTCGCGCTCTTCCTCGTCGACTCGCTCGTCGCCGGGACCGACTTCGAGTGGCTCGGCTCGCTCAGCCCCTCGCGGTTCTACGACCCGAGCGCCATCCTCGTCGAGGGGGAGTACGACCTGCTCGGCGCGCTCGTCCTGGCCGAGACGGCCGTGCTCCTGCTCGTGCTGTCGCTGCTGGTGTTCCAGCGGAGGGACCTCTGA
- a CDS encoding ABC transporter ATP-binding protein: MTAIRTEGLTKFYGDVRGIEDVSFEVREGEVFGFLGPNGAGKTTAMRTLLGFLKPTGGEAWLLGHDVSDPDELRAAKARVGYLPSDPGLDEGVTGKRLLRYYGALQGDERSDELLELFDPPLDRKVGEYSRGNKQMLALVLAFMHDPDLLVMDEPTSGLDPLKQERFNEFLRHEVASGKTAFLSSHVLSEVQKTCDRVGIIRNGHLAEVETVDDLLTRGGKVVTARFDERVAREEFDLPGADDLRVTDEDGTTSVSFTFTGNYDTLLARLTDHTVLDLDVRDAPLEDVFMRFYGEGPERPANGRDPATEETGDAGEVTA; encoded by the coding sequence ATGACAGCCATCCGAACGGAGGGACTGACGAAGTTCTACGGCGACGTGCGGGGTATCGAGGACGTCTCCTTCGAGGTCCGAGAGGGGGAGGTGTTCGGCTTCCTCGGCCCGAACGGGGCCGGGAAGACGACGGCGATGCGGACACTGCTGGGGTTCCTGAAACCCACCGGCGGCGAGGCGTGGCTGCTCGGCCACGACGTGTCCGACCCCGACGAACTCCGCGCGGCGAAGGCGCGGGTCGGCTACCTCCCGAGCGACCCCGGGCTCGACGAAGGGGTGACCGGCAAGCGCCTCCTCCGGTACTACGGCGCCCTGCAGGGTGACGAGCGGAGCGACGAACTGCTCGAGCTGTTCGACCCGCCGCTCGATCGGAAGGTGGGGGAGTACTCCCGCGGGAACAAGCAGATGCTGGCGCTCGTGCTCGCGTTCATGCACGACCCGGACCTGCTGGTGATGGACGAACCCACCTCGGGGCTGGACCCGCTGAAACAGGAGCGGTTCAACGAGTTCCTCCGACACGAGGTGGCCAGCGGGAAGACGGCGTTCCTCTCCTCGCACGTCCTGAGCGAGGTCCAGAAGACCTGCGACCGGGTGGGCATCATCCGGAACGGCCACCTCGCCGAGGTGGAGACGGTCGACGACCTGCTGACCCGCGGGGGGAAGGTGGTCACCGCGCGGTTCGACGAACGCGTCGCCCGCGAGGAGTTCGACCTGCCGGGGGCCGACGACCTGCGGGTGACCGACGAGGACGGCACCACGAGCGTCTCGTTCACGTTCACCGGCAACTACGACACCCTGCTGGCGCGGCTGACCGACCACACGGTCCTCGACCTGGACGTCCGTGACGCGCCGCTAGAGGACGTTTTCATGCGGTTCTACGGTGAGGGGCCGGAGAGGCCGGCGAACGGACGCGACCCGGCGACCGAGGAGACCGGAGACGCCGGCGAGGTGACCGCCTGA